ACTATCATAGCTAACAAAGCAGATTATGCCATCCAATTAAATAAAAACTGGAAACAAGAGGTTAAGAATTTAACAAACGGCAAAGGGGTAGCTGTGGTTTTTGATAGTGTTGGAATTACTTTGTTAGATAGTTTTGAGGTAACAAAAAACTGTGGTAGTGTAGTTTTTTATGGTATGAGTGGTGGAGATCCACAACCAATAGATCCTAGAATGTTAATGGACACCAGTAAAACGTTAATTGGCGGAGATCTTTGGAGTTATTTAATTAACGCAGACGAACGAAAACAAAGAGCCGAAAAATTATTTAGCATGATTACAAACGGAGACCTATCTATTAAAGAGCCCGTAAAATTTAAGCTTTCTGAAGGAAAAAAAGCACATCAATTTTTAGAAAGTGGTAAAAGTTCTAGTAAGATTTTATTAATTCCTGATTGATAATGAAAAAATATGATATCTATCAAATAGACGCTTTCACTAAAAATAGGTTTAAAGGGAATCCTGCAGGTGTTGTACTTAATGCTAAAGGCTTAAACGATACTCAAATGAAACAGATTGCTCGTGAGTTAAACAATTCTGAAACTGCATTTATTTTCCCCTCAGATCATCATTTAAATGATGGAGTCATTCGTTATTTTACACCTACAGTAGAAGTTCCTATTTGTGGGCATGCTACTATTTCGGCAATGTACGCTATGGCCATATCAGAAAATATGGATTCTTGTGTATTGAGAATGAAAACTAAAGTAGGGATACTACCTTTTGAAATCATTAGAAATAAAGATGATTATAAAATAAAAATGACTCAAGGTAAAATAACGATTAACGAACCTTTTAACGCCGAAATTAGACAAGATATTATTTCTGCTTTAGGGTTATCAGAAGATGATATAAATAAAGATTGTCCGATTCAAGTTGTTTCTACAGGACATTCTAAAATAATGATTGGAATCCATAAAAATAAGGTGCTTAATAATTTACAACCAGATTTTGCTAAACTAGCAGCATTAAGTTATGCCATTCAATGCAATGGATATTATGTGTTTACGTTCGATTCTGATGA
This genomic stretch from Tenacibaculum sp. Bg11-29 harbors:
- a CDS encoding PhzF family isomerase; this translates as MKKYDIYQIDAFTKNRFKGNPAGVVLNAKGLNDTQMKQIARELNNSETAFIFPSDHHLNDGVIRYFTPTVEVPICGHATISAMYAMAISENMDSCVLRMKTKVGILPFEIIRNKDDYKIKMTQGKITINEPFNAEIRQDIISALGLSEDDINKDCPIQVVSTGHSKIMIGIHKNKVLNNLQPDFAKLAALSYAIQCNGYYVFTFDSDEKDCLINGRMFAPAIGINEDPVTGNANGPLGAYLVYHGLTPHNGEHLKFRIKQGQTMGRKGYMDVKVSIENNQPKKVQVTGNAVVVFETEISL